The following is a genomic window from Miscanthus floridulus cultivar M001 chromosome 14, ASM1932011v1, whole genome shotgun sequence.
CAGTCAGTCACCAGGCTTTACAGGTAAacttgatggtggtggtggtgcccctCTTATTCTCTCAGCTCCCTTGTTCTCACTCTCTCTTTTAACATCCTGCAGTAGGAAGAAGAGAAGAGGTTTGGGCTCTTCTTTGCCTCGGCTTGGGAACACACAGAAATGGTGGGCATACGCAGCATCAGAGCTGCTGcctacttcttcctcttctccttgCTTGTGTCTCAGAGGCTTGGTTCTTGTGCTTCCACCAACGAACAAGGTGGTAGCAAAGAATGTTGATGGGGCAATATTAAATTAAAACAGATGAGAAACTAGGTTCTTGGAATGGATTCGTGCCTAAGCAAATTCTAGTGGTGTTATTTTTCAGGGAGACCTCTTTTGAGGTTTGGAGATAGCGTAGCAGGCGATCCTACTGGATCTTCGTCTAATCGGGGAGTGAGTTGCTCAGATGATGGCAAGGTGGTGGAGTTGTAAGTGCTGCTCTCGTTTAACCTTCAGTTTTGCTTCAGCAAATCTCAGTCCTTAGTAGATTCAGAGTTCAGGGCAAAGTGTCTCTTTGTTGCAAATTGAATGTATTATAAGGGCCTATTTGGAAAGTAAAGGATTTCATAGGAATCGtgtaggaatttcacaggaatcagttcaatttcataaCAAAAACACAAGAATAGGGAAACTTTCGTgtgttccaaacagggcctaagtaccCCTGATTTAAATCACTCTTGCAACAGGTCCTTGTCTCATTTTTCTATCGCCCACTGTTGTAAGTTTTAGGTTCCAGCACCAGGTATTAGTCAAATCAGACAATTCTAGAGTAAGCTATGCTTGTCAAAGGAGAGTTTTGACTTTTGAGCATTTCTTGATGCTCCTTTTTTTTTGCTTTCGAATATGTTAATCTGTATATGTTTACTTGGTGTGATTCAGACACAAAAAGTAAGTTTCAAATAAGAAACAGATATAAAATCTTAATTagatcaaagaaagagtcaatgGTCTGCACTGCTAATTTTTGTGGGCCTAGATTTTTTTATGGTGACTTGCAAACTCTGGAAAGGGCCTAGAATTTTTTATGGTGACTTGCAAAATCTGGAAAGGCGAGGTCAAACTGCCATCAGAAACAACGCTCGTCAGAGAAAAAAATTCTTCAGATCTATTATGAAAAAAGTGCCAAGCAAAAATTAAATCCTGATAATTTCAGCAGTTGTCGATACATAATCTAAAATCATATGATGACCTCTGCAGCTTACCCAAGGGTTTCAAGTTATCTGGTGAATTGCCATCTGACTTGCACAGACATACAGAAATGTCAGACGGCATATCTGATGAAGCGCTGCAATCATGCAGGAAAACCTTAACAAAGTCAGTCTTCTTTCTTTTACTACATGTAGTTTCCTAACCGTCAATTACAACTTCACTAAGTTCACTCCTTAGCTTGTGTGCAATTATTCATCCATGGCGCTAACAGTAAACAAAACAATCAGGGGTGTTATCCAGAGACGACTCCAAAGCCCAGAAGCAAAGGCACATCATGTTGATCCTTCATCTTCATCCAAGTCTTTACCTCACTGGGCAATCTACACAATAGCCATCGGTGGAGCACTTGTCTTTGTGGCTGCAGCTGCTGCCACTGTGTATCTACTCTTCTCTTGTGGAAAGAAGGATACCGCTGTCATGCCATGGTCTACTGGGCTCAGTGGACCACTCAGTAAAGCCTTCGTGGCAGGTCAGTCTCTCACCATCAGGATCTTATGGGTTAAACCAAATGGGCACAATTCATCAGAGTACCCCTAATTTCATCAGGCTGCTTGCATATAAATTGGCTTTGCAGCATGGCAGTTACTTACTCATGTGATGTTGTACATACTGTGTGTTCAGGTGTTCCATCTCTTGGAAGGGCAGAGCTACAGGCAGCCTGTGAGGACTTCATCAACGTGATCGGCTCCTCATCCGACTGCACGCTTTACAAGGGAACTCTATCAAGCGGAGTCGAAATAGCAGTAGTCTCCACTTCAGTTAACTCTGCCAAAGATTGGACCGACAGGACCGAGGAGCAATTCAAGAACAAGGTTATTAGGCAATGTGCAAAGCTATGGTCAATTCAGCTAGTTTTTCACTGTTGTAGTGTTGTGTGTCTTATCTTACT
Proteins encoded in this region:
- the LOC136502853 gene encoding protein MALE DISCOVERER 2-like isoform X2, with product MVGIRSIRAAAYFFLFSLLVSQRLGSCASTNEQGRPLLRFGDSVAGDPTGSSSNRGVSCSDDGKVVEFLPKGFKLSGELPSDLHRHTEMSDGISDEALQSCRKTLTKGVIQRRLQSPEAKAHHVDPSSSSKSLPHWAIYTIAIGGALVFVAAAAATVYLLFSCGKKDTAVMPWSTGLSGPLSKAFVAGVPSLGRAELQAACEDFINVIGSSSDCTLYKGTLSSGVEIAVVSTSVNSAKDWTDRTEEQFKNKISVLSRVNHKNLLNLLGYCTCDEPFTRMMVFEYAPCGSLFEHLHIREAEDLDWPARLRIIMGVAYCLEHMIQLDPPVTPPSLSSSSIYLTEDYAAKISDTEFWKDDGKDAQMISDKQDDMDIVYRFGILLLEVISGRLPFSEDHGLLVLWASSYLDGKRPLRGMVDPTVRSAVPEKHLEALRDVVRPCVRPDDREKRPAMGEVVRTLRGVTGLSPEQVTPRDNPLWWAELEIASAVESG